The sequence below is a genomic window from Daphnia pulicaria isolate SC F1-1A chromosome 6, SC_F0-13Bv2, whole genome shotgun sequence.
CGAGACAGACACAGTgaaccaaatttaaaaaaatggcgcacaaaaataaagataaatgGGGGGTAGGAACACAGAGCCATAAGATattgaaatgataataattTGCGGGTGGTGATGATGTAACACAAATGGGAAACAGAAGGGCGCGTGTAGAGGAACGAAAAGACGTAACAGTgttgagaggggggggggctatttaaaaaacatcttttggtggggggaaataataaaaaattagttttaagAGACACAATTTAAACGCAAGATCTGGCCATGGATTATGACACGAAATGTAATACAaagcttttttgaaaaaaacattactttttttgttttccattttcccaatgaaaaatgtgtgtgtgaacATTGGTTTTTTGTCTCCTTCCAAGAGCATGGCAACAggcttttctgtttttgtatATTTATAATAACGGGAccgacatttttgtttaatttttttgtttttttgtttttttttaagtttttgtcTCGGCTTTAGTTTGCTTTTTAGCACGTCATTTACATACACAATCACTCAGTTACACCATCGAGATCCAGCTTCAAGCTCGCACGAattgtgtgtctttttttgttgttgttgtcaaacATTTGAGAGAGAGTCCagggggagaaagagagaaaaaaaaagagaatcgcATTTTAGACTTTTCAGAAATCAATGGCGCACGCGCGACGTATTTTTGGGTAGCCATCAATCACCGGATTGGATGGGTGGTGAaatataaaatcaatttttgtatCATCAAACATGAAGACATACACAATATTTTTGAGTGAAAAAGGGGGCGAGGGAGgagtatttttgaattttacagtatagtattatattatatacgaCGAAAATGCGAgtaagagagagatagagccGTCATATCCGAACGAATGACGTATGAGAAAAGCTTTAAATCCAAGTATTTTAcatattgatttctttttttttcttttttcttttttggcctgggtattatatatatagatgTGTACGTAGAACTTTACCGGgagacttgaaaaaaaaaaaaaacgtaaaaataattgggcgttatattttaaaaaaaggaaatttgagATCcgctctaaaaaagaaaatgattccgAGAGTTATAAAAGCGTCACCGggaggaatttttctttttttcaaaatccgaAATGGTTTCTGTTGTGTCTGTGTTAACAAATCCTCGACTTCCATGATTGTCtcggatgaataaaaaaagattgggcggcgaaaaattgaaattaaacgggaaaaaaaaggtgccGGAGGAGGGAGCACGATCTCTTCACGGCTTGATAATATCTGGATCGGTATCGGGGTAGGATTTTAACCAAAATTAACAGACTGttattatgtgtgtgtgtgtgtgtgtgtgtgtgtgggcagGAGAGAAAGACTTATTCGATATTATATACTGTtcatataaaaagaaatcagaaaattcaTAATAGTagttcataataataataataataacagaacACGACTTATATCTCTTCCTTCCGCTCGTcaacaagtttaaaaaaaaaaacgtctctGTACTACTCTGtaggcaaaaaaataaataatcaatgaACAAGAAGTTTTGTGTTTGGTTCTACTACAAAGGAgctagaaacaaaacaaaagagacccGTCTTTACGCATTGGTTGTCAACATTTTTGCCTGATGGATTGGATGTCCCATTAGTGAGCCGaaatttttagatttgttattttttgagtcgagagagaaatttccccttgttggaaaaaaaaaaaccggtttTTGTCGTGGGGGAGAGAAGATTGAAACCGTTGGGATCGTCcgagatgaaaaaaagaaaaatccttaaCTATAACGCCGCATGGTAATTAATATACATAATAACTGTAGATGACGcaataagagagaaagagacgagACAGTTAAGAGTGAGAGAGACTGAGATTGACCCCAGAAAATGACATGATCGGATAGCCCCCGGTAGGTACAAGTATTTagttatataataaaacataacattgtttttgaaaaccaCAGCGCTCGGCGATTCGTTTTCGATTTttctgagaaaaagaaatgtgaaaaTAACCGACCGACTgagaaacaaacacacacacgtatataaAAGAGCTGCTGGATGTGGTCGCAGACACGTTCTTGTTCTCGACAATTTGTTCTTCTAACTCTCATTTGCTTTATTTGATTTGCGGAGAgcaaagaaacaagaagagagCGTGGATTTCATCCGCTAtttcagctctctctctctctctttctcgccGACGCTCCAAACACAAACACTCGACACAGCAGAGAGCACACGCGGGAATTGATTGgtgataacacacacacacacatagacacaAACGAACGGAGGAAAAACAGTCGGGGATGAGAGACACTTTGAGTCAAGGCGCGACGAACGTGAGAGTTTTACcgcgaaacaaaaatttttcaaaattatcatCATCtcttatttcattaaaaatttagtttttttttttaaataccccattttgttttctttagaaagaaagataaaaacgACACTCGACACACAGGGACATTGAACCGTGCAGGATTGGGTTTTgagttatttgattttcttttacttttttggttgtaaaaaggaaaatcatcAAAACGAACAcaacaatttgaataaaaacagCAACTTGGAGATAATTTGACGCGCGAgactctttttcctcttttcttttttctgaattttgtgcTTCCGTCAGTTGTCATACAACACGCCGATCAATTGGTTATATAATAGTCTATGATACATGATAGGAATTTCATCGAATCCTCAATGGGTTGAATCGTTGAGGCCTCAACATTCTATAATGACGGGCGTAGGCCAATCTTCACTTTTCACCCCGTTCTCTCTGATATAAAGAGGCCGTGAATTTACGTAttaacgtgtgtgtgtgtgtggttataTATAATTGGGTTAAATTTCAAGGCTTTGtccatccatcatcatcatccgatCTCTACCTACTAGCCCGCCATTTGACCAGAGTGTCAATGCGGagtttgttggtgttgttgctgctgttgcaagTGATGTTGGCTGGCctgctggtgctggtggtAGGCGGCCTGCGACGAGAGGTGCTGGCCGACCAGGTGGTGTTGcgactgttgttgctgctgttgctgcagactctgctgctggtggtgctgctgctgttggtggtgttgttgttgctgctgctgctgttgttgctgctgctgttgctgttgttgctgctgctggaactgAATCTGCTGCTGGTGGAGGTGAAGGGCGGGGTGCGGCTGGCCGGGCAGGGCGAAACCCAGGGCTTGGTGCAGCCGGATGGCCTGTTCCAGCCGCGAGTCCGTGTAGCCGACAGAGGACGACGAGTGGTGGATGCCACCGCCGTGGCCGTGGGCGCCCGACGCCGAAGCGGCGGCCAATCTCAAAACGGCTTCCACTCCGGCCGCTTGGAGGCGACGGGCCACGGCCGCCTCTTCGGCCGTCAGCGCCGCACTGGAAGAGTCGTCCTGTTCCATGTCGACCGGGCCGTTGTTGCCGTTGGCtccttgttgctgctgctgcatggcGTCGTTGAGTTGCTGGACCGTCATGGCCGCTCCCTGTCCGAAACCCACAGACTGCGAACCCAAACCCATGGCCGATCCCGTGCCCGTCCGCCCCAACGAGCTGCTGGGACTCGTcagtcggttgttgttgttgttcatgaCTCCGCCGTGAGAGGAAGGCGGTGCCGTTGCGGGActaggagctgctgctgccgccacaGCGGCCGCAGTGGCCGGACTGGCCCCAGGTCCCGCCGACGCCGTTTCAATGGCCCCTCCGGGTCCGTGTCCGGAATCGGCGTCAGAGTGATGACTGGTGGGACCACCGGCCGAGGGTCCCGGACCCGGCGAGTCTCCGCGATCGCGGAATCGCCGCTCGGCCGCCGCCCTGGACAGCATGTACTGGGCGGCAAATTGATGTTTGGGTTCCATCCGCATTTGTTCCATGTGAGTGAGTAAACCTGCCAATCATCAAAATGGAGGTTTAGTatcaaacaaaacgaaataaataaagagtAACGGAACGACGACTGGAAATTATTGGTGGCGTACGCCTATCATTTCAAACAAGTTAGGAGCCAGTGCGGAGAGGAGGTAAAAATAAGAGGTTGGTTGGCCGGCAGGTTCCCCAATCGTTCTGATGCATGTCGTCGGTCCGTTATTTAATTGAATCACAAAAATAGATCtaaactactactactactagtagATACATAGAAGTAGATGGGGCCCCAAATTGCTAGTGGGGCGATGACGTAATAACAACCTGCCCGCCTTCTATAGCCTTGTCTGTCTCTATCATCagacaagttttcttcttctttctctttccatttgtgccgtttccttttttattttctttctttctctctgtccGTGTTGTGTTGTAGAGTCTGCAGTTTAAAAAGCGATTCGACCACAGGAACACAAGACCCCCGTCCATGAAAAACATGCTACATTATGCTGATTATGTAAATAGACGCAGCCAGCCAGGGAGAAAACTCTTTGATGATATAGTGAGACACAGCGAGTGGAAAAAGGAGggagagaaaaccaaaaaaaaaagcttcaaaTTGGCTTCAAATTTGATGGATAGGCCCAAGTtcttgttttagttttttatttttattttactataAAACATTAGCCCAGTCAAACAAATCCAGGCCGACTGTACGAACCccgtcaaatgaaaaaaagctgCCGGACTTTTTGGGAGTTCAATCGATACAACGTTGGCATTTCGAaggatttgaaatttgaaaaaaagcgcGCGGGAGGACCAGCCGCCGACACAATTTCATTTACGATCGGCCCTTTTGTGCCCAGGCAATATAACCACTGGCCGTGTGTGAGGTTGCGTGTGTGTTTGCCCAGTGTTTCGGATGTGGTGGTGGCCCTGGACCGACTGACTGTGCGGTCGTCGGCCCGCGACGAATCATTACAAACAGCTGCTCGTTGATCAAAATGCTGGCCGGCCTTACACCCAAACAACCGGCACAATAGTCTGCACACATAAGCCACAACAACGGCCCtttcttttcgattttttccttccagattagaaaaataaaactttttattgacATTGGAGTCCCCCCAACCAGACCATCGGCCATTGTTTCGTGTTCAATTCAAACCGGTCAAGCCTCTGTCTCTCCTACCCCCCCACTCCTCACTTGTAGCCcttggaaaaaataacagaacCGGTCCAGCCTCCCTTTTTTCCAACTGTACGTGCGCTGATGCGTGAAACAAATTGCGTTTGGGGGGCTtcgcacaagaagaagaagaagaagaaacgaaaaagggtTGACTGGTGGTGATGGTCGGATCGAATCGAATTCCCCTCCAAAAAATAAGGTGATGGGATGATCAATGGGTGGTACCGGTTTCGTGTGGGAAAACGGCCGGGCAGATGGAGCACGGCCACATGCGCAGGGCAGAGGTGATGTGGGCCGTCTCCGGGTGAGCGGCCAGATGTTTGCGCAAGCTGCCCTCGTTGACGTAGTGCTTGCCGCAGACTGGACAAGCGTGGGTCGGCGCCCGGCGCTTGACGGCGCTCGGCGGAGGCGCCGAAACGGCCCAGCCGCCGCCAACGCCGCCCGTCAGACTACCCAGTCCGTTGATGACGTCCGAGGCGACGCCCAGGCCGCTCAGCGACGACGCTaaactgttgttgctgctgatctgctgctgttgctgctgtgcgttcgattgttgttgctggtgttggtgttgttgcgaGGCCAGGAGCGACGATACAGAcgccgcagccgccgccgactgctgttgttgctgctgctgctggacgtgaTGGGCCAGCGATGGAAGGAGACTGTGCTGGTGCGGCATCAGCAGAGAAGATCCCGCCGAACTTTCGCTAGTCGCACCCGATCCTTCGCctgaaatgaaattcatttttgaaaaaatcaaaactcaAGTCGAAAGCCTCTAGTCACACAAATCCCGAGAAATGCCAGACGAAACTGGACACTCTTGGTTGATGCGTTATGCCAAAAaatgtgaagaaaaaagaaaaagaagaagaaaacaagtgaAGAACATTTCGCTGAACGGTTGGCCGAGTTTCTCCGGAATGAACTTTGACGGTGTGGGTCTAACGCGCTTTTTGGCGGATTATTACAAAGTTGCCAACAGACTGCCAAGCTACGAGTTGTTAACGTCCAGTGTATTACACAGAAGCGGAACACATCAAAaaggaggggggagggggatggATGAAACGAGCCGGGAATAACCCCAacccgagaaaaaagaaagaaaatcggcCCAATGGGCTCCTCCAGTGCAACAGCCGAAACACACAAAACTACAAACGAATATtgattctctctttctctctttcgtcGTTTCATTTCGGGGTGCCTGTGGCGACTTTTATAATATCAAGAGAGAAGCAAAGAGagacgagaaagaaaagggagcagagagagagagaaagatgatTCAATGATTCATGTgtacagcggcagcagcagcagccctccATTGTATAAATAAACTCCGtggctctgtgtgtgtgtgtgtgtgctgaacTCGTCGAGCCATTCGTTGAAAAGGGAATCACGACATCTGTTCATCATCAGAGGCTcacaaaaactaaaagaagaagaagaagaagacgcaaaagaaatggaatcaaaAGAGTTAGGAGCTAGGAGGGGACTTTTTAATCAAGTTGTCGGAATGGACTACGCCATACAGCAGAGAGaatgagaaataaataataataataataatcatccggaaagaaaaaaatggggcGTCGCGACGCTTTTCCGCATTGAAAAGAAGTTATTTCGTCTcatgtgtgtgtctttttctttttttcaattctataAAAACTTTGGCATTTTTTGACGGTTcttgttaaatttattttgcggGAACATTTTCCACGAATGCGCATTGATTTCCTAGGCATTGGCCGACGGCGACATTCCCGCACAAAAGATATTTTGGTTTGTTGTAACTGAAATTTgtttctcgtcgtcgtcgttatcATTTTCGATCCATTCCGGATGCGCAGTAGTATGCACTCCCCCCCTGAAGAAGAAAccggttttttctttccccatcGACTGAACTGGCGTATTAATGTTTCAACACATCCCGTCGCCCAGGCCCTTCTATTACCTGGGCGCTTCTGTtacgcttcttctttttttctattttccaaaCTGTATACTATCtccttattgtttttctttctattcttcttcgACTCTCTTTACTtgttcctcctccccccctgGAGAGAGAAACTGACGTCTATCTCTCTATAGATGTAGTTGCCAAGGCAGCAATTAATTATCTACGGGCCTCCATCCCACTCCCATTTGAAttacacaacaaacaaaaaattaaaaaaaaaaagcccctCCATCGCATCCAATCGGAGCATTTCTTTCAACCCGACGTCgggaagaataaagaaaaagctaAACAGGACTCGATTGTATGGTtccacttttttaaaaatacattttcctgGCCATGGACGAACGGATttactatatatataaattcaTATATAAGGTTTCTTCCAGTAGAGTAGACCAGGCCTGTCACAACATGGCCTGGTATATCTAATATCgttgtattatttatttttttaatctcaAACTCTCTTTTTGCCTGGACAAACACGCCAcggataatattttttttctagactgctctctccccccccccccctaccgaATCCCGCGAAAAAATAGACGCTGGAAAAACAACACCGCATATGTATGGCCCCCCGTCCGCCATTATATTATTGGCCGCCACCGAGTTGTGTAATGTCTCATcggtttaaatattttttgtttcgattaaaattcacatttttttagttttctgttTGAAGGGCATCAAAGAGAAGGAGAACCTACGAAAGAAAATAGGGGAAACCCAACAAGACCCTCAtcaccgaaaaaaaataaaaggttagACAGAAATATTCGcccaagaagaaagagaaacgacGGCGGAACAAGTTGAAAGCCATCAGCGATTTCTCGTGAGTTTCCAGCAAAAGACGCAAGAccctgttgtgtgtgttttctgttttgtttgtgacgtaaatgttttgacattttttcacgtCACGGAAGTCGCCTATTAACGACGACCGAACggaatcaaaaaaattgagcTGCTCATTTACACACGGGGTTGATGTTTTGCGTTGTGCAATGGTCGCAGACTTGTGTCGCTATTGCCATTCCAGTGGCGACTCTGTCGTCCCATTACGTCAAAATTCTCGAGCCCTTTTTCCCCGTGTTTCGTGACGAGTTGCCTATAACGTAACAATTGCAACCGCCCAATGGCCTTTTTTAGCGCACTAAACATCTTTttaatattcttcttctttctttctttagttgtcgtcgtcgctggaaaatgaaatgagacgtggtggtggtggtggtggtggtggtggggggaagaagaagaagcggcggCGAATGCGGACAGAAGCAAAGAGAAGACGTGCAATTCGATTATGCAGATTCCCCCTTATTCGGTCCCGATTGCTTTTTCGGGGTGTATTTAGCGACTATCGCCATCCTATTTGGGCTCTCCCTCCCATCCATccatatgtgtgtgtacactcTATCGCCCGTCGCCATCTCCCCACAAAATAGAATCAAtcagatttcttcttcttcttctttcttgctcAATTAATCGCTGACGTTCGGCAACGACATTTCAGTGGTGCTGGGGGGAGACTGACTCTCTACATGTGACACGCTTCGTATATAATGTAGTCGCTACGTGCGTAGGCTGAATAAGTGCAGCCGGCgatatacttttttttccaacgaaatttttttcaaatttaaaaaaatatgaaaaaagattttggtttttgtttttaaaaaataaatcaaatgagaAAATGTTTAAGAACAAATTGACTTACCGGTCATGGAGGACGTTCCGGCCGAAGCGGCGGCGACGACGTCTTTGTGGACGTGCTTCATGTGTTCCATGAGTGCCTCGTTGCCGAGGAAGAGCTTGTGACACAAGGAACAGCAGGTCGTGTTGGGTCCGCCAATCAGGGCCGCGTGCTGTCCAACATCAAACGGTGGCGAATAACGAACGAAAcgaatcaaataagaaaaaaacgaaatgaatgaatgaacgaATAGATACCAACTAGTATGAATATTAGACTCTAATAGAGTTCGAAAAAAGACATTccgtataaaaagaagaagagaaaagtttgaattcgttttgaattttccctccgtcgtcaataaaaaaaggatgagCTCTACATAGTATAATCAaactagaaattttaaaaataaaagacgagcGAACAACAGTAGGTAGGCCTATGGGAATGGATAGgcggaaaaagaaggaaacaaaaaatggtaCACACCCCCACACAATagggggagagaaagaaaaaaaaagaaggtttgGATTTTAGGCCTATGAGCGAGCGGCGTCGGTCGGCGTCGCTTCCCAACCCTCATTTTTTGTTGGCTGgaattaacaattttttttttcttcttccctccaTATGGGTGGCGAgggagtttaaaaaaataaaaaaaattgatttattgCATTTCCCCCCTCCTTGTGCCCACGTCCGGATGcgggggccagcagcagcccaggcaGAGAGTGGAAAAAGAAGTGGGggggaagagaagagaaaaaatgggagGGAACAATAACAGCAGGCAGGGCTGATGACGTCGGGGTCgaataggaaaaaaatgtttggccaagagagaggggggaatgaaaaagggaaataaaaaaaaggaagtctctttctctctcatcatAAAAATTAAGTCCGCCATTGCTGGCGGTGGTGGGGAGGAGGGTGGAGCGTTCCGCTTCCGCTCTCTCCCCATATCCTGGGCGCCATTggccccccctctctctcgctctccttCAGCCGCCCGTGTGTTACATCTAGATGTGTTTGATGCATGATAAAAActcctcccattttttttctcccatcccacccaccatcaccaccccccgaaagagaaaaagaaaataaactttttcacTCCCCTCCACCCAGCAGTTAGTTGACTGATGATTTTCTGTGCATTTCATTTCTCTGATTCTCTCTCTACTCTACAGACTTGGCGCCGCGACGGAAAAGAATATTATCGTAACGAAATAAAAGGggcttacacacacacacagagagagccaagctcaaaagaaggaaaagacgaCAAAAATCAATGTTGCCGACGACGTCGTAGACGTCGACTACTTTTCCGTTTCTCTCCATACGACGTATACGACTACTACAATGTCTAAAAAActcactacacacacacagacacacaaaagtCGAAACTcgtggaaaaacaaaagaagggcGAGCGTCGGAAAAATAGCCGCAATACTCTAAATTACTAATTCaaaactacttttttttttaaattttctaccaaatttttctaattgggTGTGAAAAAACAACCAATTGCGACTCGAACGTCGACCGGGATCTTACTTGGTCCAGCGGAGAATTATTGGAACCGcaaggattttttttcgacTGTCATGGCGCAGGGGGTTGGGGTGGAGTGGAGGAGGGACAGGACACACATAAGGACAAGAcataaaatggtttaaaaaattaaattaaattgatgGATAGACAAACACGAAGCCGGACAAATCACAAGATGCGCGCCACATTTATAAACAAATGGTTGTGCAAAATGatatcatatttttatttgaatttaattttgttgggGGTTAATTTGGTTACCTTGGCCGTGTGGGTGCGGAGTGAGGACTCGGTGGCGAATCCTTTGCCGCAGATGGCGCACTGAAACGGCCGGTTCTTGGCACGTTCCAGCTGGGCGTCGTGATTGCGGAGGTGCTGCTGCAAATTCGACAGCTGGATAAAGGCTCGTCCGCATTCCGGCACATGACAACGATACGGTCGTtcacctaaaaataaaaaccaaaaatcgacaaaagaaaaagaaaatgaaaatgatgaaagattCATGAATGAAGCACATCATTTATTCGAGACGCCCGGCTTggcagcttcttctttttgatttcatctAGCAGAGTCCGCCATCATCAAATGCAGATGATGGGAACTTCGGCACCCGGTTTTGATCCGCCGCCCGGATGGaaccaaaaatagaaaagaaaagaaatcggaaACAAATGTTTCAAGAAAAGTGTGAGTTttcaactctctctcttctcctggCCAAACttggttgaagaagaaaactcgtcgtcttttctttttggattcaacttttcttggaaaaacaaaacaaaatttctttgtctatttctctctcagaatttgaaacaaatcaaaaataatcgGGGAGGAGACCCGATATTatctaaaacatttttccccatttctcCCTCCCTACCCTGAAAGTCTGTCACACATATGACGGCGACGTCCAGCGCATACTAATGAGAGCCACTTgggtctgtctgtctgtctctctCCCTCGGCAGTGCGTTAATTACAAAAAGCCCCGCGacgatgtacacacacacacacagagtcgaGATGGGGCTCCCAAGTTTTATTTCTCGACAACACAATGGCAaaggggagaaagagaaaaacgtgagtctctcttttatttttgtatctaCCAAGGGGCTGTGCTCCtcctccttgtgtgtgtgtctctgtgtgtgtgatatGCATATTTTTCAGAAAGGGAGGTACTATTGAGAGTTTgagacttttctctctcccctctcgGCGCGctattttttatgatttcgtttcatttttgtcTTTCGTCAAATCCCATCAGGACGCGGTTCGTGCGTgccttttgattctttttctcaaCCTTGGTTCCCTCagactcttttttatttattagctccgcggaataaaaagaaaccccCCCTCGGtccttaatctttttttttgttctttctccCGAATATATCTTTTCTCATTCGCCCTGCGGCGTAATATGCGCATCATGAATTTCAAATCTAGagcgcttttctttttttagtgagaaaaatctttttatcTCTCTCATGTAGTTCAATTAAATGACACGGAGAGCCAATCAAGCGCCATGACTTTGTGGTTttattcccccttttttttttttttgtttcgctctCGTTTTAAACGCGTGTGAGATGGCAAACGGTCGAGCTGGGGTGGGGTGAAAAGTTgcaccttttatttttcaacccaaaaaaagggaTAAAGAATTGAATCGTAATTGGCATCGCGCCTCTGATGGCAATCGCTCAAAGAAATTCGTGATGgcctgtctttttttcttttctattaacaAAATGGCGGCCGGGATGGAAATGGAGGGGAGGACGTGTCGATTGTAGCGCAGGGAATTCGAATGACGCGgcacaatttttcttttcgtagACAGAAATAAGCAACGGGCTCATCTGCATATCGTCCATCGATGAGAccttattcccccccccccctttttttttaaatttcaaatttagaaGCCGATCCACCACACCAAACTTATTCACACGGTCATCGGAGCAATCGGAGAATTTCTATTCCGGACGGCCGtctggcacacacacacacacaacgggaTCCATCGAAACGTACAAGGGttcaaaaaagacacaatCCGGTGGTGCTCCCCATTCTTTTAGATtggaaagagaagagaagagaatgaTGGAACATACTATAAAAATCCTGGGCGAGGGGAATTGATTGAATTGGAAAGAATAGCGACAATGTTTCACAGTTGGGCCCGCT
It includes:
- the LOC124342568 gene encoding zinc finger protein 229-like isoform X3, encoding MAEVSVRPAPPPPPAGPPSVTPTQQLQQPQQQQQQQQQQQLQQQLQQTVSNAIATAHKMNIGSGGLSGLAGHLAGLGSINNGTGDIIDIWPSSSPSSLQQQQQQQQQQQPNSATATAAALNLLSTSTASTRTTSSVTHDPSMMEKLVQDLQSKLPPRSFPFFDDRWKMEQLWKIFMAKSAMQMHARDAHRSETKPHQCQQCLKSFSSNHQLVQHIRVHTGEKPYRCSYCDRRFKQLSHVQQHTRLHTGERPYRCHVPECGRAFIQLSNLQQHLRNHDAQLERAKNRPFQCAICGKGFATESSLRTHTAKSKKNPCGSNNSPLDQHAALIGGPNTTCCSLCHKLFLGNEALMEHMKHVHKDVVAAASAGTSSMTGEGSGATSESSAGSSLLMPHQHSLLPSLAHHVQQQQQQQQSAAAAASVSSLLASQQHQHQQQQSNAQQQQQQISSNNSLASSLSGLGVASDVINGLGSLTGGVGGGWAVSAPPPSAVKRRAPTHACPVCGKHYVNEGSLRKHLAAHPETAHITSALRMWPCSICPAVFPHETGLLTHMEQMRMEPKHQFAAQYMLSRAAAERRFRDRGDSPGPGPSAGGPTSHHSDADSGHGPGGAIETASAGPGASPATAAAVAAAAAPSPATAPPSSHGGVMNNNNNRLTSPSSSLGRTGTGSAMGLGSQSVGFGQGAAMTVQQLNDAMQQQQQGANGNNGPVDMEQDDSSSAALTAEEAAVARRLQAAGVEAVLRLAAASASGAHGHGGGIHHSSSSVGYTDSRLEQAIRLHQALGFALPGQPHPALHLHQQQIQFQQQQQQQQQQQQQQQQQQQHHQQQQHHQQQSLQQQQQQQSQHHLVGQHLSSQAAYHQHQQASQHHLQQQQQHQQTPH